The sequence below is a genomic window from Lolium perenne isolate Kyuss_39 chromosome 4, Kyuss_2.0, whole genome shotgun sequence.
CCGGCAACATCGGCCCTTCCTGTCGCCGGATCTATGATGGGACTCGACCTACGTTGTGGACTTGCCACTCTGGACGTAGTGGTTCGAGGACAAGCACAACGCTCTGCGACAGAGCATCGAGGTGCACCTTGAGGGCCTTGACAATGATGATGGTGACTATGAGGCGTAGGAGGCGCACACGCAGAAGGAGACGACACCCTAGGCACCGTTGCCGCCGATGGCGCCCATGAAGGAGGAGGATGACCCGCCGGGGTACATCTTCCCCATGCCGCGGCCATAGTGCCCCGACTAGTCGCAGTACCACGGGGCATACACCCAGCATGCAAAGCCGTTCCTGTGGGTACCGGCGTTACCCCCAGAGGCCTACTACCACGGTGCCTCCTAGGACCcgctggaggacgacgacgactacaAGCCCATGGAGGAGATGGAGATCacggaggaggaagaggtcatCTCGCACCAAGTGGCTTGGCCTCGATGAGGCCATCCCGCTGTCGCAGCAGGCCGCGGCGATGCCGGCACCGCCAGCAGCGAAGCAACTGCCGCCACCTCCTCCGGCAACCAATGTATGGCCGCCGCTATATGTATTGTTGTGACTTGCTAGACCACATTATCCATAATTTTATAAATGTTAATGTGGACTTTTGGTGGCTTAAATATATGTAAATTAAGTTTAATTTTATTTCGTGGAAACTTCTTTTTACCGTTAGGACCACTAGCAACCGCAAACGAACTTATGCCACTTTCTGTCTGCATCCCACCCCAAATGGATAGTTTGGCGGTCCGAAATGCGGCAGCCTATTAGAGATGGCCTTATGTTCAACCTAGGTAGGTTTACCATCGAACATTTATCACTTGAATAAAATTACTGGCGGGAGGTAAAAGCATAGGATAAAAGTGAATCCACACATAGCCGATCTCTTTCGAAAACGTTCCCAGTATCCACAAGTGCACAAGCCAACGTGTGGGGGACCGACGCTAGCAAGCTAGCGAGGACGGTGACGGCCAATGAAACAGAAAGCTAGCCTACCTCCATCTCTATCTCTTTCTTCGGATAATCTCTCCGGCTTTATGGTCCACATCCAAAAACAGGAGCACCAGATGATGTTTGCCCTTGTTAAGTAACTGTCCTACATTACCCCTTTCCCCATCTTCCTAAACACACGTACTTGCGGAAGCGAGCAACCCAGCATTTCTGTTGCTTTGCCAGAAATTAAGCACTTATCTTTTTCATGGTGCTTGCACCAAAAGCAAGAAAAGGAGAAAATAATGGAGAAGGGATCTTATTCTTGGCACCACAAGGATTATGAGTTTATGACGGTGTGTTGTACTCGTATATAGAAATGTTAGTTTGGATCCTCACATCATGTCTCTGTTGCTTGGCAAGTAGAGAAAAAAAAAAGGGAAAGCATGGAAGTGTCggccgatatatagatctagctgACCCATTTATGGCGGTGCCGGATGGTTATGGTGAGTCTAGGCTGGACCGGAAATGTTGCTGCTCCTCAACAGGGGCATATTTACACACatccagaaaagaaaaaaagggcaAACTTATCAGCGAGGGCGAGATCCATCTTCCATCAACCATGATCGCCTTCTCTGACCTCACTCAAttgttctccttcttcttccctctTTTGCTCACTGCCCCAGGCACTCCGGCTAGCCGGAGAAAATGGGTCTGACTAACGACAAGGTGGCATAATTATTGCCTGGTCAAGCCCAGTGAACGTTGTGGTTGTGTAGGTAGCGTTCGATTGGACGGAAACACGCTACGCGTCACTGTCATCAAATTTGAACGACTTGGTGATTCTGTACACAATGGCAGATAGCAAAAGTGTCTGCACTCGCAGCACTGGAGGCGCGGGGGCCGTGTCCTGATACTCTGTGGCATGCCGCCGTGTAGTGTTCTATTCTAGATAGCTGGGATATGTCCTAAAATTGTCTTGCTACACAAGTTGATGGACCCTTGTAACCACCTAGAATTGACATGAGTAACTTGATGtagcaaaaaataatattttCTCCATCTTGAAAAAAGATATCTCAACTTTGTCCAGCTACGAGCATGTATCTAAACGGTATTTTAGTGTGTAAATACATGCAAATTTAGAAAAAGTTGAGATCTCATTTTTGGATGGTGGGAATGGCGTCGTGGCGGACCATGGCCCCTGATTGGCGAGAGGGTTTGTGTTCTTTGTTTAGGTTAATTTCAGTGACTTTTTTTCGACACGTTGATGCGGCGGCTACATCTCGAAGTCAGAACAAGATCCTCCCCGCCGTATCCTTGCTTTCGGTGGTGCTTCGATCTAGCGCCGCCAGAGGGCGCGTAGAGTTGTGCATCCCACAGGGATCCAATCGGTTTTCAGGTTTGTTAGTGTGGTTTCAGACGTGTCTCTTTCGATCTACATTCTCATTTTTTCGATGGTTGATACTCTAATGCATTGGTCCTTTGGAACCTTAGGACGATGATTTTCCATTTGTATAccacaacaagctctactacgacaaacTTTGCTCGACGTCgatgatggaggggcgaggagaGCAACACGTTTCCTGTCTATAGTAGTCGATAGATGATCTATGGATCTATTTGTAATCTTGATTACATTTTGGATTCTTTGCACTGCTATAGATGATTATCAATAGATCGGTGAAAATTTTGACAGAAAAGTTTGGATACCAAACACTTAGAAAATATCTACGTTTAGGATGTTTTCTCTCTGATCACTCTGCACTTTGTATTGTACATACATGCACTACTAACCAATCTACCCCAAGGGGACGAGGCCATTTTTTTGTGGTGGTGTGGGGATGAGAAGAGGTTGGAACTTGGCTCTTAAGaaatgccatggagatgaggtgcCGCAGCAGATCCTTCCTTGCCCACCACCGCAAGCTGAGATCATAATCTGGAAAAAAATATTATAGTTCCTCCCACAATAAAATAATATTTCATATTTATGTGAATTTGGATGTATATCTAAAACACACCTAGATTTTAATAACTTTGCAGTAAATCTTAAACAGCATATGAAATAGAATTAAACCTCATTTTTGTCCTGAAAACTCCAAATAAAACCTCTCTAGAACCGAAAACCCCAAGATTATCTAAAAGAAAAGGGACGCAATAAAGAGAGAGAGGGCCAAAGAGCGGAGCATTATTCCTCGACACCCCTCGCACACTTCAATCCTCTCCGTCTCTCACCCTGCGACGCGCAGCGCCTGCTTATTCCTCTCCTCCGTTCCCTGCCCTCGCGTCTCGCGCACACTAACCAAACCAATCCCACCATCCGGCGAATCGCCGATCGGGCCCGGACACGTCTGggctccgccgcgccattgcccgAATCGGGAGGCATTCACCCTCCCCCTGCTCCCCTCCCCCGCCgtcgcggtggcggtggtggtatgATCAGTAGAGCAcgacgcgacggcggcggcggcggcggagattagggtcttcgcggcggcggcggcggtggtggtggtgggaagggggaggaggaggaggtgatgAAGGCGACGGCGCCGCCGGCGAAGAGGCGGAGGGGCCCGCGGCTGGCGGTGCTGGCGCTCGTCTTCTGCTCGCTGCTCGTACCGATCGCCTTCCTTTTCAACCGCTTCCCCGCCGGTGAGTACCCGCCGCGGATTCCGGTAATGCGGGTTCCGACGCCACACCGGATCGGATCGGCGCCATTCCCGGCGGATCTGTTCCGGGGACTGTTGGTTCCTTAATTGTCGTCTAGTGCGAGATATTACTGTTTTCTGCCCTTCTCGTTTGAACGACTTCTCTGATTGGTTTCGTTTTGTTTTTTTTATTATGTTGCAGTGTATGTGACGGATGAGCGCCCCGAACAGGTAACTTCCTCTCTATCACACTTCCCCAAAAAAAATAACATGGAAACGTCTGTTGAGCTTTTTGCTCGACGTTTTTCATGAAAATGGTGGTGGTGTCACTGATTCGTGCTATTACGTGTTGGTTTCTGCTGGATATAGGAGGTTATTTTGCCTGAGAGACACAGTCCTGTAAATGAAATGAAGCAGCCGGGTCGTAGTGATGCCAAACCAGACACTCAGGTTAGTGACACTGCATCTTGTGATCTAGTGCTACTCTACTCCTGATTGCTACCTTGTTGGATGTTGACGGTTTTACTAGTATTTGGTTTTAGCTATTGTTTTTCTCTGCTTGATAATATTAGTGATGCGTGCTACCATTTTTTTTTACTGTTCAGTAGCATGAAAAATAGCTGCTCAGAACTTTGGTCCTGACGTATCTGCACTAGAGCAAAACATTAGCCACGAGATCGCTAAGTTAACAGGACATATGCCTGCTCTACTCCCACATTTCTCATTTCTGTTACTCTTCCTCATTTTGAGTATCGCTTGGTTACCGGCAGCTATAAGCCTTCATTTACTAGGCCTTTATGAGTATATTTTGTTCATATTGGGGATTAGTTATATCTATTTCATAGTTTAGAGTTATGCTACAAAGGCAATTGTGCATAAGCTATGTCGTTGACAAATCAAAGATAGAATTATCAACTGATTGTGTCACTCAAGTATAATATGGGGTTAGTTGAAGCAGACCCCATCGAGTTGGGCAGTATGGTAGTTTTTGTCAGCTTAAAGAGAACATGGTGCACACTCCTCATAATGGCTTTTACTAGTATCTTGTTCTGTGCCACCTCTGTTGGACTTAGTAGGCAAGTGTGGAGGGCTTGAACAGAAATAATATGAGCCACCAGTTCAAACAGCTAAGAGCCACCCCACACGTCCGCAGAACAAAGTGATACAGCATACAAATATTATATTTAAATCTTTCCAGTTTCCACCCTAGTCTATTTCATCATGATTATGAACTACCAAGGCTGTGAAAAAGTATGTTGTAGAATCTGTAAAAAAGATTTTGTATGGACTACTACTCTACTAGCACGCTCCACTACAAGCTTCCATAGAAATTTTGAATTCCTGACGTTTTATCCTTTATGTTTTATTTTCAGGATGCACCcgtaaagatttccaaaattgatAATGTACCTTCCAGAGTTATCACTAAACCAGAAGGTATATGTTAACAGTGGCTTCAGCACTAGTACGTAAAGTATAATGGAGTATATGAGAATGAAATAATCGATTATGCATGAAATACTATTTGTGTTAATGAACTCTTAGATGTACATCATGTGAAAAAGATGATTTTGTAGGAAACCAGTTACCTGGGCTGTAGCCTACACTTTGTGGGACTGGCATTGCGAATTAGTTGCCCTTTAACTCAATTTGTTTCAGTGTAACTCACTATCTTCAAATTACTTGTTTCAAGTACAATAATGTGTTGTACCGTACACATCTTTTTGCTCCTGTATGTTGAAACAAACTAGTAAACAAATGCTGGTGTCTTCAAAGGATAAGCTGTGTAGTTTCTAGTGCATTCTCTACCTGATTTTCTTCTCATGATGTACTTATGTTTTAGTTGGTGTACATACTGACCCACTAATTGGTTCTGTATGCAGTTCTCCCCCCACCAGCAATTGAGCGAGCAAAGCAAATACCGGTTCCAGTTCCAGTTCCAGTTCTACACAGAAATGTATGATGGCTAGTACTTTGCTGTTTCTATTTGTACATAAGTCGTGCTATACCTTTGAAACATAACTTCATTTTCTCCTTAGTATGTACCTACTCTCTCATAGTCTAGCATAGGCTGTAATTTCGCAACCCTTTATGAGAAGTACTGATGAGTTGGAGCATATATTGATTCCAGGGTTCCAATCCCAATGTCAACATCAGACCGCCTAGGGTTCCAAGTGCTGATGAATTGGAGAAGGCTAAGGCTTGCCAACTTGAATTCGGGAGTTACTGTCTCTGGTCCATAGAACACAAAGAAGTTATGAAAGATGCCATCGTTAAAATACTAAAAGACCAGCTCTTTGTAGCCCGGTCTTACTACCCGAGCATTGCCAAACTTAAAGGAAAGGAGGCACTGACTCGTGAATTGAAGCAGAATATCCAAGATCATGAGAGGGTTCTAAGTGAATCCATTGTTGATGCTGATCTACCATCCTTGTGAGTATTTATTCTGCACGATTGTCATTGTTTGCCCCTTTTAGCATGTGATGCTTCATTTTAATGTTGAAATTATGGTGTCAGATCATTGATGTACTGCATGGATTAATTTGCAGAGACACAATTAGGCTGAAAATCCACCTTCTAATAAATTATATTCCAGTGTCCCCCTGTAAAAATGCTTCGTTACATGTATATGTTTCCTTAGTGTTTATGTTGGATTTGTACTTTGGTATGTTGGGCCAGGAAAGTGCCATCCAATCACAACTGTACAATTGATTTTTTTAATCACTGATAACACTTACCTGTGCTTCCAGTATTAAAAAGAAGATAGAGAAGATGCACCAAGCAATAGCAAGAGCCAAATCATGCACTGTGGATTGTAACAATGTTGACAAAAAGCTTCGCCAGATACTTCATATGACGGACGATGAAGCTCACTTTCATATGAAGCAGAGTGCATACTTATACAACCTTGGTGTTCACACGATGCCCAAAAGTCATCATTGTCTTAATATGAGGTTGACAGTAGAATATTTTAAATCAACTACACTGGATTCAGACGTCTCTCTTGTCCATAAGTTCAACAATCCAGATAATAGGCACTATGTTATATTATCTAAAAATGTGCTTGCAGCTTCCGTTGTCATCAACTCATCTGTCAGTAGTTCTGAGGTATGCAGCCAACTTTTTACTCTTGTGCAGTTATGCTGATAGAACATCTTCTGGGTTTGGCATTGCTGATCTTCCCTTTGGTGTTCTGCAGGAGACCAGGAATGTAGTCTTTCATGTACTAACTGACGCTCAAAATTTCTATGCCATGAGGCACTGGTTTTTAAGAAACACCTACAGGGAATCAGCCGTCAATGTCATTAACTACGAGCATATTATTTTGGAGAATTTGCCAGAGTTTAGCATGCAGCAGTTGTATATGCCTGAGGAATTCCGTGTTTTCATCAGTAGTTTTGAGCGTCCTACTGAGAAGTCTAGAATGGAGTATTTATCAGTTTTCAGTCACTCACATTTCTTTATTCCTGAAATATTTAAAGATTTAAAGAAGGTGATTGTGTTAGATGATGATGTGATTGTTCAACGTGATCTCTCTTTTTTGTGGAATCTTGATATGGGAGATAAGGTGAATGCTGCTGTCAAGTTTTGTGGCCTGAGAATGGGCCAACTAAGAAACCTTCTCGGTGAGGCAACATATGATCCCCAGTCATGTGCATGGATGTCTGGGTTGAACGTGATAAATTTGGAAAAATGGAGAGAGTATAATGTTACAGAGAATTACCTGCAACTTCTGGAAAAGGTTTGTTTGTTCTCAGCCCGCTTTCATTTCAAGTTCTAAAGCGCATTCATCCCTTGTATTTTGTTTCGTTCCAAGATTTTCAGTTATTATCCATGATTGAAATAACGAGTCATTCGATACTAGCTTAAATTCTCTGGTTTCAATCTCTTCTGTGTAAAGTACATAATTTGCGCCTATGAAACTTGTATGAAGTGGTTAGCTTATTATCACTTTACTCATTCTGTTACAGTTCCGGAACAATGATGACGAGGCCTCACTGCGAGCTGCAGCTTTACCTATAAGCTTCCTCTCCTTCCAGAATCTTATATATCCTCTTGATGAGAGGTTGACTTTATCTGGACTTGGCTATCAGTACGGAATTGATGAAGAAATTGTCCGAACTTCTACATCATTGCATTACAATGGTAATATGAAACCTTGGCTTGAATTGGGCATACCAAATTACAGGAAGTACTGGAAGAGGTTTCTTGCACGGGATGAGCGATTCATGGACGAGTGTAATGTAAGTCCATAGCACACTTTGAACCTGGGAACCAGAACATCTGACAGTAGATTGTTTCGTCTACTGCTGTACTATATACCAAGAGGACGAGCACTTCCAGTGAAAAGCAGTCATTAGCCATCAATTTTGACAGAGTAGATCCAGCACCATCTGTTCATTGAATTAGTGAGCCTGATGGATGGTTTTCTGCAGTTAGAGAAATTAGTCTTAAGTTGAAGGATAATGCAGTAGACAATGATGATGTGTAGTGGCAAGGCTTCAGGTAAAAGGGAGTATCACTCTCATCATCTAGATTACGGAACAGGACAATCGGTGATGCGCTGTGGCACCTTTAATTGAAATTGGTGCCTTACACGGTCATTGATGCAGGTTGATTCTTTTCTTCGTTAAATTTTTGACCCCGCTTGTTTTGTCCTTGTGCCAATAAGGGCATACACAGGCTGAAATTCAAATTCTTTGTTCTTAGTTGCTGCACATTGATTGTTTATGAAAGTTATGTGGATGGAAAGTGTATTCTGTTTGATAGTGACTCGCACGACAAGATTTGACAGCTCAGTGGATGTCTTTGCATATTCTTGTTCATTTACTTACACTCCAGAAAATATGAAACGGCCATACGGGTGTGTTGCTGAACTGTACTAACTTTTCTTCAGAAAACAGAAGAGTAGGATTGGGTGCCTTTCAATTGTTTTTACATTCATATACTCGTGTACTATGCCTTTGTAGTCTCCTGAGTTTGAAAGCTCCCACGTTTGGTACATGGTAAGCTCAGTTGCTGAGATCCAGAGGCTTGCTTGTGGAGATATTTAAAATCTATGCACTTGATAGGGATCGAGTTCCATAGGTTTGAAACTGCTTCACCGAAGACAAGGTCATGCCATGGGTTTTTAAGGCGCTCTATCGCCTAAGAGCATCCTTAACGGCGCCTCAAAAGGCTGTTGGGCGCACTAGACAGAAATTCGTCGCTTTCAGT
It includes:
- the LOC127295429 gene encoding probable galacturonosyltransferase 7, with product MKATAPPAKRRRGPRLAVLALVFCSLLVPIAFLFNRFPAVYVTDERPEQEVILPERHSPVNEMKQPGRSDAKPDTQDAPVKISKIDNVPSRVITKPEVLPPPAIERAKQIPVPVPVPVLHRNGSNPNVNIRPPRVPSADELEKAKACQLEFGSYCLWSIEHKEVMKDAIVKILKDQLFVARSYYPSIAKLKGKEALTRELKQNIQDHERVLSESIVDADLPSFIKKKIEKMHQAIARAKSCTVDCNNVDKKLRQILHMTDDEAHFHMKQSAYLYNLGVHTMPKSHHCLNMRLTVEYFKSTTLDSDVSLVHKFNNPDNRHYVILSKNVLAASVVINSSVSSSEETRNVVFHVLTDAQNFYAMRHWFLRNTYRESAVNVINYEHIILENLPEFSMQQLYMPEEFRVFISSFERPTEKSRMEYLSVFSHSHFFIPEIFKDLKKVIVLDDDVIVQRDLSFLWNLDMGDKVNAAVKFCGLRMGQLRNLLGEATYDPQSCAWMSGLNVINLEKWREYNVTENYLQLLEKFRNNDDEASLRAAALPISFLSFQNLIYPLDERLTLSGLGYQYGIDEEIVRTSTSLHYNGNMKPWLELGIPNYRKYWKRFLARDERFMDECNVSP